In Marinobacter sp. M3C, the genomic stretch ATAATACAGTAGGCTATTAACAAAGATGCTATTAAAAGAGCTGGAATTAATCCTGCTGCAAATAACCGACCTACCGAAGTTCCTGTAACTGAGCCGTATATTATAAGAGCAATGCTTGGCGGAACAATAGGCCCAAGTGTGCCCGCTGTGGCAATAATGCCGATAGCGAATCGCTTATCATATCCTGCTGCTACTAATGCCGGAAACATTATGCTCCCAATAGCAACTACTGTTGCCGGGCTGGATCCAGAAATTGAACCAAAAAGTAAGCACGACAAAACTGTTGCAGCCGCTAGACCTCCAGGAACCCAGCCAACGAGCGCCTTTGCTAAATCTATTAAGCGATCTGATAATCCACCTATTCGCATTAATTCCGCGGCCAATATAAAAAATGGTATGGCCATCAATGAAAAGTTATTCATTCCTGAAAACATTCGCATTGGTACAATAATAGGATCGGCGCTTCCGAAAAATTGAATAGCTAATATGACAGAAAAAGCTAGAGCGGCAAATATAGGTAAACCCAGAAGTAAAACAGCAAAAAATATTGGAAGTAACGCGGCTATCATGAGTTATCCTTTTGGCAATTTCTTAAATAATTCTTATCCAAGAGTTTCGTGATCTGACATCATTTCGTTTGCATAACTCGTTGGCGGTTTTTTCCAAACCTCATGAATTACCCAGCAGTAACGAGATATTAATAATAAGCCGGATATGCCAATAGGAAAGTAAATCCAAGCCATAGGCACTCGAAGAGCTGGGGATAGCATCCCTCGGCCTAGCGTTATGTTAAAAAGTCGAAAACCCAAAATAGTCATTGCTATTGCAAAAAAAATACCAATTATCGCAGAAATAATTCGTAGCCAACGATTTACAACGGGCGAAACAACACTGTTGAGAAGGTCAACTGAAATATGGGCTCCACGTCGAACGCCCATGCTAGCTCCGATGAAGCTCATGCAAACTATAGAATATATTACAACTTCTTCAGCCCACGAAAGGGAGCCATTGAAACCATATCTATAGAAGACCTGAAAGATAGTAATAATGGTCGCCAATGACATAAAGGCGACCATTGCAAAATCTTCCAAGCGATCAAGAAATTTATTGAACGCTTTGATCATAATTAATACTCAATACCTACAACGTCGTAAACTTTATGCAGCAGCTCAGGTGTGAAAACATCCTCATATTCTGCATGGACAGGTAAGCTTTTTTTAATAAAATCAGCTCTTGCTTCTACTGATAACTCATTAATTTGAATTTGATCACCAATCTCAGCGAGGATTTTCTTTTCATCTTCGGCTGTCAATTCTCGAGCGAGATCCCGACCATTGTCAAAGGCTATAGT encodes the following:
- a CDS encoding TRAP transporter small permease codes for the protein MIKAFNKFLDRLEDFAMVAFMSLATIITIFQVFYRYGFNGSLSWAEEVVIYSIVCMSFIGASMGVRRGAHISVDLLNSVVSPVVNRWLRIISAIIGIFFAIAMTILGFRLFNITLGRGMLSPALRVPMAWIYFPIGISGLLLISRYCWVIHEVWKKPPTSYANEMMSDHETLG